Proteins encoded together in one Micromonospora auratinigra window:
- a CDS encoding DUF4184 family protein: MPLTFPSHLAPVLPLKRWRPAWFDGVALATGAVAPDVGYLLTGTRYALGPRTHTLGGLLWWCLPVALAYAWIVRRVIAGIAVHLPGQRLFAWPDHAALGGVRHPWQVTVCSALIGAFSHVAWDRLTHTERWPHLLGIADFHALTGLYWWQFSDVLATVGGGVVVVVLALLAARRGEIFDGVRPPLPPARPGVFWRVALSVTALGALVLPGLPAATSPAPAGVRLLHLAAGAMIAGAAAAGSLRRSPPGTGRTDRLDNEQRRIG; encoded by the coding sequence GTGCCGCTCACCTTTCCGTCGCACCTGGCGCCGGTGCTGCCGTTGAAGCGGTGGCGACCGGCCTGGTTCGACGGGGTGGCGCTGGCCACCGGGGCGGTCGCGCCGGACGTCGGCTACCTGCTGACCGGCACCCGGTACGCGCTCGGGCCGCGGACCCACACCCTCGGCGGGCTGCTCTGGTGGTGTCTGCCGGTCGCGCTGGCGTACGCCTGGATCGTCCGTCGGGTGATCGCCGGGATCGCGGTGCACCTGCCCGGCCAGCGGCTCTTCGCCTGGCCCGACCACGCCGCGCTGGGCGGCGTGCGGCACCCGTGGCAGGTGACCGTCTGCTCGGCGCTCATCGGCGCGTTCAGCCACGTCGCCTGGGACCGGCTCACCCACACCGAGCGCTGGCCGCACCTGCTGGGCATCGCCGACTTCCACGCGCTGACCGGGCTCTACTGGTGGCAGTTCTCGGACGTGCTCGCCACGGTGGGCGGCGGCGTCGTGGTGGTGGTCCTGGCGTTGCTCGCCGCCCGCCGGGGTGAGATCTTCGACGGGGTACGCCCGCCGCTGCCGCCTGCCCGGCCCGGCGTCTTCTGGCGGGTGGCGCTGTCGGTCACCGCGCTGGGCGCCCTGGTGCTGCCCGGCCTGCCGGCCGCCACCTCACCGGCGCCGGCGGGGGTACGCCTGCTGCACCTGGCGGCGGGTGCGATGATCGCCGGCGCGGCCGCCGCCGGCAGCCTGCGGCGGAGCCCGCCGGGCACCGGGCGGACCGATCGCCTCGACAACGAACAGCGTCGGATCGGCTGA
- a CDS encoding L,D-transpeptidase family protein — protein MKRRSLILGAAAGVAAPVLLASAEPASAAVRDATTRAGTWTGPTVKRHFPGRDNKAARLTTLPRGTLQVVVVTATSATTSYATLETFARIRGYWTPVSAALPARIGAKGFSDNHVEGVATTPTGVYAIGPTMYGIASDPGVRYPYHRLVSGDWWNENPNSSAYNSFQHTATDPGGYSEALWQETTAYTHFAVITYNMPPTVATPVPGAGSGIFLHQFSTSGGNPTAGCVSLSHDHLVGVLRWLRPEANPHIVLSPAANLSRY, from the coding sequence ATGAAGCGGAGATCTCTCATTCTCGGCGCGGCCGCCGGGGTGGCGGCCCCGGTCCTCCTCGCCAGTGCCGAGCCCGCGTCCGCCGCCGTCCGCGACGCCACGACCCGGGCCGGCACCTGGACCGGCCCCACCGTCAAGCGGCACTTTCCGGGCCGGGACAACAAGGCCGCCCGGCTGACCACCCTGCCCCGGGGCACCCTCCAGGTCGTCGTCGTCACCGCCACCAGCGCCACCACCAGCTACGCCACCCTGGAGACGTTCGCCAGGATCCGCGGCTACTGGACGCCGGTCTCCGCCGCGCTGCCCGCCCGCATCGGCGCCAAGGGTTTCAGTGACAACCACGTGGAGGGGGTCGCCACCACCCCCACCGGCGTCTACGCCATCGGTCCCACCATGTACGGCATCGCGTCCGACCCGGGGGTGCGCTACCCGTACCACCGGCTGGTCAGCGGCGACTGGTGGAACGAGAACCCGAACTCGTCCGCCTACAACAGCTTCCAGCACACGGCCACCGACCCGGGTGGCTACAGCGAGGCGCTCTGGCAGGAGACGACCGCCTACACCCACTTCGCCGTCATCACGTACAACATGCCCCCGACCGTGGCCACGCCGGTCCCCGGGGCCGGCAGCGGGATCTTCCTGCACCAGTTCAGCACCAGCGGCGGCAACCCCACCGCCGGCTGCGTCAGCCTCTCCCACGACCACCTGGTCGGCGTGCTCCGCTGGTTGCGGCCCGAGGCGAACCCGCACATCGTGCTCAGCCCCGCGGCCAACCTCAGCCGTTACTGA
- a CDS encoding MGH1-like glycoside hydrolase domain-containing protein, giving the protein MAAVEKYPGGVEDGQVITDRPTSATPDPERHRLAQADAGEQDWRAWGPYLSERAWGTVREDYSEHGTAWDYFPHDHARSRAYRWNEDGMAGVCDDRQTFCFALALWNGRDPILKERMFGLGGDGGNHGEDAKEYWWYLDSTPTHSWMRWRYHYPQAAFPYDELVAVNALRGRDDTEYELVDTGIFDDDRYWAVTVDYAKASPTDLCILVTVANRGDRDETLHVLPSLWFRNTWAWGLPGGDRVPKLVGTGSRLVGEHWVLGQLLLEGDGEPTPLLCDNDTNAERLWGLPGRSPYPKDGINDHVVNGAATVNPDREGTKGALHYVLDVPAGGQRQIRLRLTRTAPPPGGAPPAPADLGDDFETVLWARRAEANHFFAGVIPAGASADEALVARQAIAGLMWGKQFYHFDVKRWLEGDPGSAPPPAGRRHGRNSHWWHMTSFDVISMPDPWEYPWYAAWDLAFHCVSIARVDPGFAKAQLLLLLREWYLHPNGQIPAYEWAFGDVNPPVHAWAALKVFEIDGSRDHEFLARVLQKLLLNFTWWVNRKDTGGNNVFEGGFLGLDNVGPFDRSAALPVAGVLEQSDGTGWMAMYALNLLDMAIVLAEHDRAYVDTATKFFEHFAYIAAAAYDQGLWDDEDAFFYDVLRLADGSQVPLKVRSVVGLLPLAAVTRLTARTLRRLPELGARLRWFLTNRPEYADVIGARRLGPDGRQQRLLSMVGPEQVVRLLARMLDTDEFLSEYGLRTLSRAHLDKPFTVTLGGQEFSVGYEPAESTSGLFGGNSNWRGPIWMPTNFLLISALRDHAAFFGDDLQVEYPTRSGRKCTLDEIADDLSARLISLFTRDDWGRRPIYGAAQLFQTHPDWRDLISFPEYFHGDNGAGLGAWHQTGWTALVADLILTRRRGPGPETRMSGRDRAQ; this is encoded by the coding sequence ATGGCCGCTGTGGAGAAGTACCCCGGCGGCGTCGAAGATGGGCAGGTGATCACTGACCGTCCGACCTCCGCGACCCCCGACCCCGAGCGGCACCGGCTCGCCCAGGCCGACGCCGGGGAGCAGGACTGGCGCGCATGGGGTCCCTATCTGTCCGAGCGGGCGTGGGGGACGGTACGGGAGGACTACAGCGAACACGGCACGGCGTGGGACTACTTCCCCCACGATCACGCGCGGTCCCGAGCCTACCGGTGGAACGAGGACGGGATGGCCGGCGTCTGCGACGACCGGCAGACCTTCTGCTTCGCGCTCGCGCTGTGGAACGGCCGCGACCCGATCCTCAAGGAGCGGATGTTCGGCCTCGGCGGCGACGGCGGCAACCACGGCGAGGACGCCAAGGAGTACTGGTGGTACCTCGACAGCACCCCGACGCACTCCTGGATGCGCTGGCGCTACCACTACCCGCAGGCCGCCTTCCCCTACGACGAGCTGGTCGCGGTGAACGCCCTGCGCGGCCGCGACGACACCGAGTACGAGCTGGTCGACACGGGGATCTTCGACGACGACCGGTACTGGGCGGTGACCGTCGACTACGCCAAGGCCTCCCCGACGGACCTGTGCATCCTGGTCACGGTCGCCAACCGGGGGGACCGGGACGAGACCCTGCACGTGCTGCCCAGCCTCTGGTTCCGCAACACCTGGGCCTGGGGGCTGCCCGGCGGCGACCGGGTGCCGAAGCTGGTCGGCACGGGCTCCCGGCTGGTCGGTGAGCACTGGGTGCTCGGCCAGCTGCTGCTGGAGGGCGACGGCGAGCCCACCCCGCTGCTCTGCGACAACGACACCAACGCCGAGCGGCTGTGGGGGCTGCCCGGCCGGTCGCCGTACCCGAAGGACGGCATCAACGACCACGTGGTCAACGGCGCGGCCACGGTCAACCCGGACCGGGAGGGCACCAAGGGGGCGCTGCACTACGTGCTCGACGTGCCGGCCGGCGGGCAGCGGCAGATCCGGCTGCGGCTGACCCGTACCGCCCCGCCGCCGGGCGGCGCCCCGCCGGCCCCGGCCGACCTGGGCGACGACTTCGAGACGGTGCTCTGGGCCCGGCGCGCCGAGGCCAACCACTTCTTCGCCGGGGTGATCCCGGCCGGGGCGAGCGCCGACGAGGCGCTGGTGGCCCGGCAGGCGATCGCCGGGCTGATGTGGGGCAAGCAGTTCTACCACTTCGACGTGAAGCGGTGGCTGGAGGGCGACCCGGGCTCCGCGCCGCCGCCGGCCGGGCGCCGGCACGGGCGCAACAGCCACTGGTGGCACATGACCAGCTTCGACGTGATCTCCATGCCGGACCCCTGGGAATATCCCTGGTACGCGGCCTGGGACCTGGCCTTCCACTGCGTCAGCATCGCCCGGGTCGACCCCGGCTTCGCCAAGGCGCAACTGCTGCTCCTGCTGCGCGAGTGGTACCTGCACCCCAACGGGCAGATCCCCGCGTACGAGTGGGCGTTCGGCGACGTCAACCCGCCGGTGCACGCCTGGGCGGCGCTGAAGGTCTTCGAGATCGACGGCTCCCGCGACCACGAGTTCCTGGCCCGGGTACTGCAGAAGCTGCTGCTCAACTTCACCTGGTGGGTCAACCGCAAGGACACCGGCGGCAACAACGTCTTCGAGGGCGGCTTCCTCGGGCTGGACAACGTCGGCCCGTTCGACCGCTCGGCCGCGCTGCCGGTGGCCGGGGTGCTGGAGCAGTCCGACGGCACCGGCTGGATGGCCATGTACGCGCTCAACCTGCTCGACATGGCGATCGTGCTGGCCGAGCACGACCGGGCGTACGTGGACACCGCGACGAAGTTCTTCGAGCACTTCGCCTACATCGCCGCCGCCGCGTACGACCAGGGGCTCTGGGACGACGAGGACGCCTTCTTCTACGACGTGCTGCGGCTGGCCGACGGCAGCCAGGTGCCCCTGAAGGTGCGCTCGGTGGTCGGGCTGCTGCCGCTGGCCGCGGTCACCCGGCTCACCGCCCGGACCCTGCGCCGGCTGCCCGAGCTGGGCGCCCGGCTGCGCTGGTTCCTCACCAACCGGCCGGAGTACGCCGACGTGATCGGCGCGCGCCGGCTGGGCCCGGACGGGCGGCAGCAGCGGCTGCTGTCCATGGTCGGCCCGGAGCAGGTGGTCCGGCTGCTCGCCCGGATGCTGGACACCGACGAGTTCCTCTCCGAGTACGGGCTGCGTACGCTGTCCCGCGCCCACCTGGACAAGCCGTTCACGGTCACCCTCGGCGGGCAGGAGTTCAGCGTCGGCTACGAGCCGGCCGAGTCGACCAGCGGCCTGTTCGGCGGCAACTCCAACTGGCGGGGCCCGATCTGGATGCCGACCAACTTCCTGCTGATCAGCGCGTTGCGCGACCACGCCGCGTTCTTCGGCGACGACCTCCAGGTGGAGTACCCGACCCGGTCGGGGCGCAAGTGCACGCTGGACGAGATCGCCGACGACCTCTCGGCCCGGTTGATCTCCCTGTTCACCCGGGACGACTGGGGGCGGCGACCGATCTACGGGGCGGCGCAGCTCTTCCAGACCCACCCCGACTGGCGGGACCTGATCTCCTTCCCGGAGTACTTCCACGGCGACAACGGGGCCGGGCTGGGCGCCTGGCACCAGACGGGCTGGACGGCGCTGGTCGCCGACCTGATCCTCACCCGCCGGCGCGGGCCGGGGCCGGAAACCCGGATGTCCGGACGCGACCGGGCGCAGTAG
- a CDS encoding HAD family hydrolase — translation MLVFDADDTLWENNVLFERVIDDFLAWLDHPTLDRTEIRAVLDDIERANAVAHGYGSKVFLRSLGECLEKLRERPATDRERAEIDRLAAALVGHQVELMPGVAQTLDELATRHRLLLLTKGDREEQQRKLDACGLLHHFDAAHIVREKDVDTYRWLAREHAFDPADAWMIGNSPRSDILPARAAGMNAVFIPNENTWVLEDDELDPGDPGVIRLAAFGDLARHF, via the coding sequence ATGCTCGTCTTCGACGCCGACGACACGCTCTGGGAGAACAACGTCCTCTTCGAGCGGGTGATCGACGACTTCCTCGCCTGGCTGGACCATCCGACGCTGGACCGTACCGAGATCCGGGCCGTGCTCGACGACATCGAGCGGGCCAACGCGGTCGCGCACGGCTACGGCAGCAAGGTCTTCCTGCGCAGCCTCGGCGAGTGCCTGGAGAAGCTGCGCGAGCGCCCGGCGACGGACCGGGAACGCGCCGAGATCGACCGGCTGGCCGCGGCGCTGGTCGGCCACCAGGTGGAGCTGATGCCCGGCGTCGCGCAGACCCTCGACGAGCTGGCCACCCGGCACCGGCTGCTGCTGCTCACCAAGGGCGACCGGGAGGAGCAGCAGCGCAAGCTCGACGCCTGCGGGCTGCTGCACCACTTCGACGCCGCGCACATCGTGCGGGAGAAGGACGTCGACACCTACCGCTGGCTGGCCCGCGAGCACGCCTTCGACCCGGCGGACGCCTGGATGATCGGCAACTCGCCGCGCTCGGACATCCTGCCGGCCCGGGCCGCCGGCATGAACGCGGTCTTCATCCCGAACGAGAACACCTGGGTGCTGGAGGACGACGAGCTGGACCCGGGTGATCCGGGGGTGATCCGGCTGGCCGCCTTCGGCGACCTGGCCCGCCACTTCTGA